GCTCTGTAAGAGGACAGACCGCCCACTGGAATTTTAAGAAGTGCCTCCCATACTTTCAATTGAAACGCTGTTCCTTTCAAATGAAGTTTAATTTGATCCAGCATACTCCAATCGTGCGTAAATATATGGAGGGCATTTTGCTGCATCAGATCTACCACTTGTTTATATACAGCATTCGGAAACTGGCATTGAAGCTCGTGCAAGGCGTTTCGTTCATCATCAGCAAAGGCCAAATAACAGATACCCTTGGATGTAGAGGCTACCAGAATATTTCCGAAAGGGCTTTCAGCAAAGCTATAATTGATGGTAAGTGCAGCACCACCATTTTTGTACTCACCCGGTGTCATTCCTTCTATATTAATAAAGAGATCATGTAGTCTCCCAGTACCGGAAAGTCCTGTTTCATAGGCTGCATCAAACAAACTAGCACCAGTTTCTTTTAAAAGACCTTTTGCATAATCAACGGTCAGGAACTGTAAGAACTTTTTTGGACTCACACCAGCCCATTCTGAAAACAAACGTTGAAAATGGAAGGGGCTTAAATGGACTTTTTGTGCAATATCATCCAGTGTCGGCTGCTCTTTGAAGTTTTGGGAGAGATATTCAATAGCATCGGCAATGCGGTTGAAATTGATGTTCTCTTGTTGATTCATTGCTGATTCATTTATACCTCAAAACTATTTTGCGAAAGGGCCACGGGAAACCCGATTCTTGCTAAGTTAGTGAGTATACAACTTCTTTCTAGAAAGGATGCAACTATGATAGAATTTGATTTTCCATTACAGCCACCCAGAGCGTCGAAACTGCCGATACAGCAAAATGCATGCGCCAAGGGTTAAAGCTAAGACCACCGGATAACTATAATGCCAGTTTAACTCTGGAATGAATTTAAAATTCATTCCATAAATGCCAGCTACCATAGTAGGTACACCTATAATAGCAGCCCAACCTGCAAACTTTTTGAAACTTCATTCTGTGAAATAGATATCAGTGAAAAGTTGACCTCCAGGACACTGTTAACCATTTCACGAGTATTATCCACCACTTCATTAATGCGCATCACATGATCATAAATATCGCGGAAGTAAGGCCTTGTTTCCTCCGAAATATGGACAAAGTCAAAACGAATTAACCGGTTGCACATATCAATTAGAGGAGATACTACCCGTTTTACTTCAACAACCTCTTGTTTCAATCGATAAATTTCTTCTGTGGTTTCCCGGTTAGGCTTTTTACTAAATACCGCCTCTTCCAATCGGGTTAATTCCTCCTGCAACTCTTCCACCACAGGAAAATATTGATCTACGATGGAATCCATAACGGCATAAAATGCAAAACTGGGTCCTTTGCCCAACAACTGAGGTGTGCTCTCGCACCGCGAGCGTACTGTACCATACGAAATAGTTGAACCATGACGGATAGTTAGAAGAAAGTTGGAGCCAAGGAAGAAATGTGTTTCCCCAAAATTGATATGTCCCTGGTTCATGAAAGCGGTACGCATTACCATAAAAAGCGTTTCGCCATAGAGCTCAATCTTAGGGCGTTGATGAGCATGATGGGCATCCTCTATAGCCAGATCGTGCAGTCCAAATTGATGTTGTGCCTGCAAGAGCAGTTCCTCATCGGGCTCATGAAGGCCTATCCAAACAAACTTATCTTTTTGCTGAAGGATTTGATTAATATCTGAGACTTTGGCATCGGCTATACGGCGACCATTGGAATAAGCGGCACAGTTGATCACAGCGCTCATCGTAGCAACCTTTTACTTAAAATTACCACTTTTCTACAGGCTCATCAAGGACTGGGAAAAGATTAGCTGATTAGCTGATGTGATAATTAGCTGATGTAAGCGAAG
This genomic interval from Flavisolibacter tropicus contains the following:
- a CDS encoding bifunctional helix-turn-helix domain-containing protein/methylated-DNA--[protein]-cysteine S-methyltransferase yields the protein MNQQENINFNRIADAIEYLSQNFKEQPTLDDIAQKVHLSPFHFQRLFSEWAGVSPKKFLQFLTVDYAKGLLKETGASLFDAAYETGLSGTGRLHDLFINIEGMTPGEYKNGGAALTINYSFAESPFGNILVASTSKGICYLAFADDERNALHELQCQFPNAVYKQVVDLMQQNALHIFTHDWSMLDQIKLHLKGTAFQLKVWEALLKIPVGGLSSYRAVASTINNPNALRAVGSAIGQNPVAFIIPCHRVIQSSGSIGNYHWGTTRKTAMIGWEAAKVSTVV